One window of Gloeothece citriformis PCC 7424 genomic DNA carries:
- a CDS encoding site-2 protease family protein — protein MFNASETTAIIAILLAAVGILAWGYNRTKTFGKLGLLAWLQSVVLMAPWLIFFGLFAAGIYLNLVGILALLIGSVIGYIVIGNRLRAQGQDVILKERAAQRLKEEQEEFQANQSTTEEQSTEQLPLTIVPEVLPIPEEDLKAIQGIFGIDTFFITDTISYQEGAIFKGNLRGEADTVHSRLTEKLQSLFKDKYRLFLVEGSEGKPVVIILPSTDDPQPTTLAQKNLALVLLISTIATTLEASSILLGFDLFNNLGRYQEAIPLSLGIWGILAAHEIGHRLLAKQYNIRLSVPFFIPTWQLGSFGAITRFESLLPNRNALFDVAFAGPALGGVASLLLLVVGLVLSHQDSLFQVPTRFFQGSILVGSLARVILGDELQQSLIHVHPLTIIGWLGLVINALNLLPAGQLDGGRIVQAIYGRKTARRATIATLIVLGIVALTNPANPVPLYWAILILFLQRDLERPSLNELTETDDTRAAWGLLVLFLMLATLIPLSPGLAGRLGIGG, from the coding sequence ATGTTTAATGCTTCTGAGACGACCGCCATTATCGCTATTCTCCTAGCTGCTGTTGGGATTTTGGCTTGGGGCTACAATCGCACTAAAACCTTTGGCAAACTGGGGTTATTAGCCTGGTTACAGTCTGTTGTTCTGATGGCCCCCTGGTTAATTTTCTTCGGGTTATTTGCAGCCGGGATATATTTAAATTTAGTGGGAATTCTTGCTCTATTAATTGGCTCAGTGATTGGTTATATTGTCATAGGAAATCGTCTCCGGGCTCAAGGACAAGATGTGATTTTAAAAGAACGGGCAGCCCAACGACTCAAAGAAGAACAAGAAGAATTTCAAGCCAATCAATCTACCACTGAGGAGCAATCGACTGAGCAATTGCCCTTAACGATCGTTCCGGAAGTTTTACCGATTCCAGAAGAAGATTTAAAAGCAATACAAGGCATTTTTGGCATTGATACTTTTTTTATTACAGATACAATTTCTTATCAAGAAGGGGCAATTTTTAAAGGAAATTTACGGGGAGAGGCAGATACGGTTCACTCCCGTCTAACAGAAAAACTTCAATCCCTATTTAAAGATAAATATAGATTATTTTTAGTCGAAGGGTCAGAAGGTAAACCCGTCGTGATTATTCTGCCTAGCACCGATGACCCCCAACCCACAACCCTCGCTCAAAAAAATTTAGCTTTAGTATTATTGATCTCAACCATTGCCACCACTTTAGAAGCCTCTAGTATTTTACTCGGATTTGATTTATTTAATAATTTGGGTCGCTATCAAGAAGCCATTCCCCTCTCTCTAGGAATATGGGGAATATTAGCCGCCCATGAAATCGGTCATCGGTTACTGGCAAAACAATATAATATTCGTCTGAGTGTTCCCTTTTTTATTCCCACTTGGCAATTAGGATCTTTTGGGGCAATTACTCGTTTTGAGTCTTTACTTCCTAACCGAAATGCTCTTTTTGATGTCGCTTTTGCCGGTCCGGCTTTAGGCGGAGTTGCCTCTTTATTATTGTTAGTCGTGGGTCTAGTTTTATCTCATCAAGATAGTTTATTCCAAGTTCCTACACGGTTTTTTCAAGGCTCAATTTTAGTGGGGTCTTTAGCGCGAGTTATCTTAGGAGATGAATTACAACAATCTTTAATTCATGTTCATCCTTTAACGATTATTGGATGGTTAGGATTAGTAATTAATGCTTTAAATTTACTCCCCGCCGGTCAACTGGATGGGGGAAGAATTGTACAAGCGATTTATGGTCGTAAAACCGCCAGACGGGCTACCATTGCGACTTTAATTGTGTTAGGAATTGTCGCTTTAACCAATCCTGCTAATCCCGTTCCTTTATATTGGGCGATTTTAATCCTTTTCTTACAACGAGATTTAGAACGTCCCAGTCTTAATGAGTTAACTGAAACCGATGATACTCGCGCGGCTTGGGGTTTATTAGTCTTGTTTTTGATGTTAGCGACTTTAATTCCTCTTAGTCCAGGGTTAGCCGGACGATTGGGAATAGGCGGCTAA
- the murQ gene encoding N-acetylmuramic acid 6-phosphate etherase — MNNLEERGHLLTEQINPNSQNLDQLSSLELVELFNAEDAQTLKAIAGAKLELAKAIEVISEALRQGGRLFYVGAGTSGRLGVLDAAECPPTFCTPPEMVQGIIAGGAQALIRSSEDLEDKLEDGASIIAQREITPLDVVVGITAGGTTPFVHGALMAAKTRRATTIAISCVPVEQVSIEADIDIRLLTGPEILAGSTRLKAGTVTKMALNILSTGAMVQLGKVYGNRMIDVAVTNRKLHDRALRIIQDLTDLNRTEAGSLLERSGRQVKLALLMHSLGVDAETGAHLLATHHGNLRAALNSALLKD, encoded by the coding sequence ATGAACAATTTAGAAGAAAGAGGACATCTCTTAACTGAGCAGATTAACCCCAATAGCCAAAATCTCGATCAGTTGAGTTCCCTAGAATTGGTAGAGTTATTTAATGCTGAAGATGCTCAAACCTTAAAAGCGATCGCCGGAGCTAAACTCGAACTAGCGAAAGCCATAGAGGTTATCAGCGAGGCATTAAGACAAGGAGGAAGACTCTTTTATGTCGGTGCGGGAACAAGTGGCAGACTAGGGGTACTCGATGCGGCAGAATGTCCCCCCACCTTCTGTACTCCCCCAGAAATGGTACAGGGAATTATTGCCGGCGGGGCACAAGCTTTAATTCGGAGTTCGGAAGATTTAGAAGATAAATTAGAAGATGGGGCTTCCATCATTGCCCAACGAGAAATTACCCCTTTAGACGTAGTCGTAGGCATTACCGCCGGCGGGACAACCCCTTTTGTGCATGGGGCTTTAATGGCGGCTAAAACACGCCGAGCAACGACCATTGCTATCAGTTGCGTTCCGGTTGAACAAGTTAGCATTGAGGCTGATATTGATATTCGCTTGCTCACCGGCCCGGAAATCTTAGCCGGCTCAACTCGACTCAAAGCCGGAACCGTCACCAAAATGGCCTTAAATATTCTCTCTACTGGGGCAATGGTACAGTTGGGGAAAGTTTACGGAAATCGTATGATAGACGTAGCGGTGACTAATCGCAAACTCCACGATCGCGCTTTAAGGATTATTCAAGATTTAACCGATTTGAATCGTACCGAGGCGGGATCTTTATTGGAGAGAAGTGGAAGACAAGTTAAACTAGCTTTGTTAATGCACTCTTTGGGAGTCGATGCCGAAACTGGGGCCCATCTGTTGGCAACCCATCACGGAAACCTCAGAGCGGCTCTTAATAGCGCACTCCTCAAAGATTAA
- a CDS encoding DUF3110 domain-containing protein encodes MRVYVLLYNVGTENEGIHTVQMGEKNKVLMFESQEDAIRYALLLEAQDFPSASVESIDSEEVEEFCRSANYDWELIKNGKLEIPPEKNVEQTEWSPEDNPSQKWQQPETETPSEMSSEELERIRRKLEGLL; translated from the coding sequence ATGCGTGTATATGTACTGTTGTATAATGTCGGCACGGAAAATGAGGGAATTCATACAGTTCAAATGGGCGAAAAAAATAAAGTGTTAATGTTTGAGTCGCAAGAAGATGCGATTCGCTACGCTTTATTATTAGAAGCTCAAGATTTCCCCAGTGCTTCCGTAGAATCCATTGATTCTGAAGAAGTGGAAGAATTCTGTCGCAGTGCCAATTATGATTGGGAACTGATTAAAAACGGCAAGTTAGAAATTCCTCCGGAAAAAAATGTAGAACAAACGGAATGGAGTCCAGAAGATAATCCTTCCCAAAAATGGCAACAACCAGAAACCGAAACCCCCTCAGAAATGTCATCTGAGGAATTAGAGCGAATTCGTCGTAAATTAGAAGGACTTTTGTAA
- a CDS encoding DUF2996 domain-containing protein, producing the protein MAEETTPNSEAKPKAAKPKPEAEEGQAKPAAAKKKEKEPAIEDKPFTEFMEQHFTPALKQALEREGLKDVDLTFKKDKLPLTGSSSNEECWQVRGSWAKAGRQFNLYFLDEDISGKKAFSCSTGGKKPSIIESFMIDERKVNLDLMVLYTLQRLNGQKWLTKN; encoded by the coding sequence ATGGCAGAAGAAACAACTCCAAACTCAGAAGCGAAACCCAAAGCTGCTAAACCCAAACCAGAAGCAGAAGAGGGACAAGCTAAACCCGCAGCAGCGAAGAAGAAGGAAAAAGAACCCGCTATCGAAGATAAACCCTTCACTGAGTTTATGGAACAACACTTTACTCCTGCTTTAAAACAAGCGTTAGAGCGTGAGGGACTCAAAGATGTAGACTTAACCTTCAAAAAAGATAAACTTCCCCTAACCGGCAGTTCATCGAATGAGGAATGTTGGCAGGTACGTGGCTCTTGGGCCAAGGCCGGTCGTCAATTTAACCTCTATTTTCTCGATGAAGATATCAGTGGGAAAAAGGCTTTTTCTTGCTCTACAGGCGGAAAAAAACCCAGCATCATTGAATCTTTTATGATAGATGAACGCAAAGTGAACCTAGATTTAATGGTTTTATATACTTTGCAACGGCTCAATGGTCAAAAGTGGTTGACGAAAAACTAG
- the psaC gene encoding photosystem I iron-sulfur center protein PsaC, which yields MSHSVKIYDTCIGCTQCVRACPLDVLEMVPWDGCKAAQIASSPRTEDCVGCKRCETACPTDFLSIRVYLGAETTRSMGLAY from the coding sequence ATGTCTCATAGCGTTAAAATTTACGACACTTGCATTGGTTGCACTCAATGCGTTCGCGCTTGCCCTCTCGATGTATTAGAGATGGTCCCTTGGGATGGCTGTAAAGCTGCTCAAATTGCCTCTTCTCCCCGTACAGAAGATTGTGTTGGCTGTAAGCGCTGCGAAACTGCTTGTCCTACTGATTTCTTAAGCATCCGTGTCTATCTCGGTGCTGAAACTACCCGCAGTATGGGTCTAGCTTACTAA
- a CDS encoding sedoheptulose 7-phosphate cyclase has product MSNIQAKFAATDTAFHVEGYEKIEFSLLYVKGVFDLKNTEIADCYKKFGRCLMVVDANVYRHYKEEIHAYFEYYDIEFMPFPITITEPNKTIATFETIIDKFAEFGLVRKEPVLVVGGGLITDVTGFACSAYRRSSNYIRIPTTLIGLIDASVAIKVAVNHKKLKNRLGAYHASQKVLLDFSFLKTLPTAQVRNGMAELIKIAVVANEEVFNLLEQYGKDLLYTHFGYLDGSAQLKEIGHKVTYEAIKTMLELEVPNLHELDLDRVIAYGHTWSPTLELAPRVPMYHGHAVNIDMALSATLAAKRGYISSTDRDRILGLMSRIGLALDHPLLESDLLWKATESITLTRDGKLRAAVPHPIGTCYFINDLTREEIDEALADHKRLCADYPRGGDGIEAYMGSEEPQLVEDVA; this is encoded by the coding sequence ATGAGTAATATTCAGGCCAAATTTGCAGCGACTGATACAGCCTTTCATGTCGAAGGGTATGAAAAAATTGAATTCAGTTTGCTCTATGTGAAGGGTGTATTTGATCTCAAAAATACAGAAATTGCTGATTGTTACAAAAAGTTTGGGCGCTGTTTAATGGTGGTCGATGCTAATGTTTATCGGCATTACAAAGAAGAAATACACGCCTATTTCGAGTATTACGACATTGAGTTTATGCCGTTTCCCATTACCATCACTGAACCCAATAAAACGATCGCCACTTTTGAAACGATCATTGATAAATTTGCTGAATTTGGGTTAGTCCGCAAAGAACCCGTTTTAGTTGTGGGAGGAGGCTTAATTACCGATGTAACCGGGTTTGCTTGTTCAGCGTACCGTCGGAGTTCTAACTATATTCGCATTCCGACTACCTTAATTGGCTTAATTGATGCCAGTGTTGCCATCAAAGTTGCGGTCAACCACAAAAAACTGAAAAACCGTCTGGGTGCTTACCACGCTTCCCAAAAGGTTTTATTAGACTTTTCCTTCCTGAAAACCTTACCCACTGCCCAAGTTCGCAACGGTATGGCAGAATTAATTAAAATTGCGGTGGTGGCTAATGAGGAAGTGTTTAACTTATTAGAACAATACGGAAAAGATTTACTCTACACTCATTTTGGTTATCTTGATGGGAGTGCCCAACTCAAAGAAATCGGTCATAAAGTCACCTATGAAGCGATTAAAACCATGTTAGAGTTAGAAGTGCCCAACCTCCACGAATTAGACCTCGATCGCGTCATTGCCTATGGTCATACCTGGAGTCCCACCTTAGAACTCGCTCCCCGTGTTCCCATGTATCATGGTCATGCCGTTAATATTGACATGGCATTATCCGCTACCTTAGCCGCCAAACGGGGTTATATTAGTTCTACAGACCGCGATCGCATTCTTGGGTTAATGAGTCGCATTGGGTTAGCTTTAGATCATCCTCTCCTTGAAAGCGATCTGCTTTGGAAAGCGACCGAGTCTATCACCTTAACTCGTGATGGAAAATTACGGGCGGCTGTTCCTCATCCGATCGGAACTTGCTACTTTATCAATGATCTCACCCGTGAAGAAATTGATGAAGCTTTAGCCGATCATAAGCGCTTGTGTGCTGACTATCCTCGTGGGGGAGATGGAATTGAAGCTTATATGGGCAGTGAAGAACCCCAGTTAGTCGAGGATGTTGCATGA
- a CDS encoding O-methyltransferase yields MSQVILNEKKTTARPVTPVGILVEYLEQALKLIDDKNVPAELAVSLKKAYDLAAGIDPYLNEFSTSESTALKFLAQKTCAEDWSQRFSDGETVRQLEQEMLSGHIEGQTLKMFIRMMGVKRVLEVGMFTGYSALAMAEALPEDGQVVACEVDPYVAQFAQECFQQSPDGHKITVEVAPALETLRKLARRGETFDLVFIDADKREYVDYYNLLLETGLLAPHGVICVDNTLLQGQVYLSPECRSANGEAIARFNRVVADDPRVEQVVLPLRDGLTLIRRK; encoded by the coding sequence ATGAGTCAGGTGATACTTAACGAAAAGAAAACGACTGCCAGACCTGTCACTCCTGTCGGTATTTTAGTAGAGTATCTAGAGCAAGCCCTTAAGCTAATAGACGACAAAAACGTCCCTGCTGAACTTGCCGTTTCCCTCAAGAAGGCTTACGATCTAGCAGCCGGAATTGATCCATATTTGAACGAGTTTAGCACGTCTGAGTCTACAGCATTAAAATTTCTTGCTCAAAAAACTTGTGCTGAAGACTGGAGTCAGCGCTTTAGCGATGGGGAAACCGTCCGTCAATTAGAACAAGAAATGCTCTCTGGACATATTGAAGGGCAAACCCTGAAAATGTTTATCCGCATGATGGGAGTAAAGCGTGTCCTGGAAGTGGGGATGTTTACGGGTTACTCGGCTTTGGCGATGGCCGAAGCGTTGCCAGAAGATGGGCAAGTGGTGGCCTGTGAAGTTGATCCCTATGTGGCGCAGTTTGCCCAGGAGTGTTTTCAACAGTCTCCCGATGGTCACAAAATTACCGTCGAGGTTGCCCCGGCTTTGGAAACTTTGCGAAAGTTGGCCCGAAGGGGTGAGACGTTTGATCTGGTGTTTATCGATGCAGATAAACGGGAGTATGTGGACTATTACAATTTACTCCTAGAGACTGGGTTATTAGCCCCTCACGGGGTGATCTGTGTGGATAATACTTTGCTTCAAGGACAGGTCTATCTTTCTCCTGAATGTCGATCAGCCAATGGTGAGGCGATCGCCCGTTTTAACCGGGTGGTGGCTGATGATCCACGAGTTGAACAGGTTGTATTGCCTTTGCGGGATGGGTTGACTCTTATTCGACGCAAGTAG
- a CDS encoding ATP-grasp domain-containing protein → MTSLLFIDGRTSAVVRNVGTLALLLLIFPFTLAVVAISWVWSFLSSPFRQKPTSTSEVKRILLTGGKMTKALQLARSFHLAGHEVFLVETHKYWLSGHRFSRAVKGFYTIPAPEKDSDGYCQGLLDIVKREHIDVFIPVSSPVASYYDSLAKSVLSPICEVIHFDPEITQMLDNKYTFCEQARVLGLSAPKVFLISDPEDIINFDFKADGSRYILKSIAYNSVTRLDLRKFPFEGMEDYVKQLPISKDNPWVMQEFIKGQEYCTHSTVRNGKIRLHCCSKSSPFQVNYEEVSNPRIYEWIKYFVRDLNLTGQISFDFIEADNGRVYPVECNPRVHSAITMFHDHEGVANAYLYDSQDENEAAISPLPDSKPTYWLYHELWRLTEIRSLKDLQAWINKIVKGTDAIFDPNDPLPFLMVHHWQIPLLLLNNLRKQKGWIRIDFNIGKLVEIGGD, encoded by the coding sequence ATGACTTCATTATTGTTTATTGATGGACGCACTTCTGCTGTTGTTAGGAATGTGGGAACGTTGGCGTTGTTGTTGTTGATTTTTCCTTTTACTTTGGCAGTGGTTGCTATTTCTTGGGTGTGGAGTTTTCTGAGTAGTCCTTTTCGTCAAAAACCGACTTCAACATCTGAGGTTAAAAGGATTCTTTTGACTGGGGGGAAGATGACTAAAGCCCTACAGTTAGCCCGTTCTTTTCATCTTGCAGGCCATGAGGTTTTTTTGGTAGAAACTCATAAGTATTGGTTATCTGGCCATCGGTTTTCTCGCGCTGTTAAGGGGTTTTATACTATTCCGGCTCCGGAAAAAGATTCTGATGGCTATTGTCAGGGGTTATTGGATATTGTGAAACGGGAGCATATTGATGTTTTTATTCCCGTTTCTAGTCCGGTAGCGAGTTATTATGATTCTTTGGCTAAATCGGTTTTATCTCCTATTTGTGAGGTGATTCATTTTGATCCTGAGATCACCCAAATGTTAGATAATAAATATACGTTTTGTGAGCAAGCTAGAGTTTTAGGGTTATCTGCGCCGAAGGTGTTTTTAATTAGCGATCCGGAGGATATTATTAACTTTGATTTTAAAGCAGATGGGAGTCGTTATATACTTAAAAGTATTGCTTATAATTCTGTGACTCGTTTAGATTTAAGAAAATTTCCTTTTGAAGGAATGGAAGACTATGTCAAACAATTACCCATCAGTAAAGATAATCCTTGGGTAATGCAAGAATTTATTAAAGGTCAAGAATATTGTACTCATAGCACGGTGAGAAACGGAAAAATTAGATTACATTGTTGTTCTAAATCTTCCCCGTTTCAAGTTAACTATGAGGAAGTCTCTAATCCCAGAATTTATGAATGGATTAAATATTTTGTCAGAGATTTAAATCTCACTGGGCAAATTTCCTTTGACTTTATTGAGGCAGATAACGGCAGAGTTTATCCGGTAGAATGTAATCCTAGAGTTCATTCTGCTATTACCATGTTTCATGATCATGAAGGGGTTGCTAATGCCTATTTATATGATAGTCAAGATGAAAATGAAGCCGCTATTAGTCCTCTTCCTGATAGTAAACCAACTTACTGGTTATATCATGAACTCTGGCGATTAACTGAGATTCGTTCACTTAAAGATTTACAGGCATGGATTAATAAAATTGTCAAGGGTACAGACGCTATTTTTGACCCTAATGATCCGTTACCTTTTTTAATGGTTCATCATTGGCAAATTCCCTTACTTTTACTCAACAATTTACGCAAGCAAAAAGGCTGGATCAGAATTGATTTTAATATCGGCAAATTAGTTGAAATTGGAGGAGACTGA
- a CDS encoding sodium/proline symporter: protein MVDQLIIAGTFILFLLLFIIVGVYSSTHKQNTTTDYLLASRNVNPWLTALSAMSTGQSALLFTGQIGFTYTVGISSIWLVIGWAIGDYIAWWLVFKRLREVSEATNSETVSAFLGQEKSGSRWIIILSALITLAFVGSYAAAQLVAGSKALFAVFGWDYYWGIIVGAVVVAVYCFSGGIRASIWTDAIQSIIMIGSLLLLLFVALNYCGGIGELWTKLSNIDPSLVSFKPSNIPLGIIPFFIGWVGAGFGVVGQPHILIRAMAINSAKKIGFARNIKVIAALITSFSATGIGLAARVIMPSLGTSGDPELALLYLSIELLPLVLVGLMLAGLFSATISTADSQILSCSAALTQDIFPQASNSYRWVKLGTLTVTMIVMAIALSGEKNVFFLITFSWSALASGLGPLLVLRVWQLPVNSLVAIAMMIVGISTALIWNLVFKLSGIMYEVLPGMVASTLVYLIARFFTPQKVTQ from the coding sequence ATGGTCGATCAATTGATTATCGCCGGAACATTTATCCTCTTTCTACTGCTATTTATCATAGTGGGGGTTTACTCATCAACTCACAAACAAAATACAACAACAGATTATCTTTTAGCCAGTAGAAATGTTAACCCTTGGCTAACTGCTTTATCCGCCATGTCTACTGGACAAAGCGCCCTTTTATTTACCGGTCAAATTGGGTTTACCTATACAGTCGGAATATCTTCTATCTGGTTAGTCATTGGTTGGGCGATCGGAGACTATATCGCTTGGTGGTTAGTATTTAAACGGTTGCGGGAAGTATCAGAAGCAACTAACAGCGAAACCGTATCCGCTTTTTTAGGACAAGAAAAATCCGGATCTCGTTGGATTATTATCCTTTCAGCTTTAATTACTTTAGCCTTTGTGGGATCTTATGCCGCCGCCCAATTAGTGGCAGGAAGTAAAGCCCTTTTTGCTGTGTTTGGATGGGATTATTATTGGGGAATTATTGTCGGCGCAGTGGTTGTTGCGGTTTATTGTTTTTCTGGAGGGATTCGGGCTTCAATTTGGACTGATGCGATTCAATCTATTATTATGATTGGATCTTTGTTATTACTCCTTTTTGTCGCCCTTAATTATTGTGGGGGCATAGGAGAACTCTGGACAAAATTAAGCAATATTGATCCGAGTTTAGTTAGTTTCAAACCTTCTAATATTCCTCTAGGAATTATTCCCTTTTTTATCGGTTGGGTGGGGGCAGGTTTTGGAGTTGTAGGACAGCCTCATATTCTCATCCGGGCTATGGCAATTAATTCAGCTAAAAAAATCGGTTTTGCCCGTAATATCAAAGTGATTGCGGCTTTAATTACCTCTTTTTCTGCGACGGGTATCGGACTAGCAGCAAGAGTAATTATGCCCTCTTTAGGAACGTCTGGTGATCCAGAATTAGCCCTATTATATCTATCGATTGAATTGTTACCTCTGGTTTTAGTTGGGTTAATGTTAGCTGGTCTTTTTTCCGCTACGATTTCAACGGCTGACTCTCAAATTTTGTCTTGTTCTGCGGCTTTGACTCAAGATATTTTCCCTCAAGCTTCTAATTCCTATCGGTGGGTAAAATTAGGAACATTAACCGTAACGATGATTGTGATGGCTATTGCCCTTTCTGGAGAGAAAAATGTCTTCTTTTTAATTACTTTTTCTTGGTCTGCTTTAGCTTCTGGTTTAGGGCCTTTATTAGTGTTACGAGTTTGGCAACTCCCTGTCAATAGTTTAGTGGCGATCGCTATGATGATTGTGGGAATTTCTACGGCTTTAATATGGAATTTAGTCTTTAAATTATCGGGAATCATGTATGAAGTTTTACCGGGAATGGTAGCTAGTACCCTTGTCTATTTGATAGCCCGATTTTTCACCCCTCAAAAAGTTACTCAATAA